The nucleotide sequence ATACGCCGAAAGGGGCCATCGCCAACATCGAAGGTTGCCCGACGGACAATGATGGGGACGGCGTCTGGGACGGCCTGGACAAGTGTCCCGACACGCCGAAGGGGGCCGTGGTCGATCCGATGGACAGCTCGACCGCCGGCTGCCCGCACGATTCCGACAACGACGGCGTGTTCGATGGCGTCGACGGCTGCGCCCTCACCCCGGCCGGCGCGACCGTCGACGACAAGGGCTGCCCGCACGACTCCGACGGCGACAAGGTGCTCGACGGCCTCGATCAGTGTCCCGACACCCCGAAGGGGCAGAAGATCGACAAGGAGGGGTGCCCGCGCATCCGCCTGGACAAGCCGGAGCCGCAGATCGTGCAGAACGTCAAGTTCGTCGAGGGGATCAACCTGTGGCCCGGCACGGACGCCTGGCTGCAGCTCCTCGTGGACGCGATGCAGTACTGGTCGGACGTCACGGTCGAGGTCGGGGTCTACACCGACAACAAGGGCAGCGCCGCCGCCAACCGGAACATCTCGCAGCGCCGCGCCGAGGTCGTCAAGGGCTGGCTGGTGCAGCACGGCATCGAGGCGAAGCGCATCGTCATCAAGGGGTACGGCGCGACCGGGTTCATCGCCGAGAATGACACGGAGGAAGGGCGCGACAAGAATCGCCGGGTCGAGGTGAAGCGCCTGTCCGGTGACCTCCGCAAGCACCCGAAGCCGGCCGCCGAGGAGCCCGCCCCTGCGACCGAGACCGCGCCGCCCGCGCCGGAGCCGCCCGCGACCGCAGCCCCCGAGGCGCCGGCGCCGTCGGCCCCCGTCCCGGAACCCTCGCCGGCGCCCGAAACACCGACTCCCGAGGCGCCCGCGCCGGAGCCGTCCCCGGCCCCGGAGCAGCCGGCGCCCGCGCCGACTCCGACCCCGGAACCGCCGGCGCCAGAGCCCGGCCCGTCCCCGTCACCGTCACCGGAACAGCCGGCGCCCGGGGCCGCTCCCGCCTCCGCTTTTTTCTTCTAGAGTTTCGCGAGCCGGATCAGGGACCGCCCACTTCCCCGCGCAGCACGCCGAGCGCGCATCGATCCGGATCGAGGTAGCGCCAGACGGCGTCGTGGACATCGTCGTACCCGACGCTCGCGATCCGGTCCGGGTAGGCCAGCACCGCCTCCATGCCGAGGCCCCGGACCTCGGCATCGGCGTAGCGGTAGGCCCGCTGGGAGTTTCCCTGCAGGGCGATGAGGTGGCTGCCGCGCACGTAGCGGATGGCCCTGTCGATCTCCTCACGGCGCGCTCCTTCGTGGCGGATCCGGGCGATTTCCTGGAACAGCACGCGGCGGGCTTCGGCCTCGTTCTTCGGCGACGTGGCCAGGTAGACCGCGAACGCCCCGCCCGCCACCTTGTGGTAATTGAAGGCGTGCACGGCGTAGGCCAGCCCGCGCTTGCCCCGCACCTCCTCGAAGAAGCGGCCGCCCAGCCCGGACGTGACCGCCTGGACGACGTCGAGCGAGAAGCGCTCGGGAGTCTGCAGCCCGGGCGTCGGGAAGCCGATCACCTGGGCGGTCTGCTGGCGGCGGCGCGTCTCGAGGACCTCGGAGGCCCCCCAGGCGACGAGCTGTCCGGGGTCCTTCTCCCCATGCCCTTCCTGCGACCAGTCGGCGATCGACGATTCGACCATGTCGACCGCCTCGGCCTCCTCCAGGTCGCCGGCCATCGCCACGACCATGGTGGCGGGCCTCACCATGGCGCGGTGCCAGCGCACCAGGTTCTCGCGCTTCATCGATTGCACCGGCACGGCGAGCCCGAAGGACGGGAGGGCGTACGGGTGGCTTCCGAAGGCCGCCTGGCGGAAAAGCTGGAAGGTATAGGGGAGCGACTGGTCCTTGATGCTCTCCTGCGCGGCCATCTGCAGCATGCGCTCCTTGTCGATTTCCTCGTGACGGAATGCCGGGCGCCGGATGAGGTCGGTGAGAAGATCCCAGGCGCGGCGCGCGTGCTTCGCCAGGATGTTCACGGCGAAGCCGAAGTAGTCCTCATCGATGAGCCGGTCGATCGAGGCGCCGAGGCCTTCGATCTCGAGCGCCACCCGGCGCGAGTCGCGGGTGCCGCTCCCCTTGATCATCGTGGCCTGCATCAGCCGGGTGATGCCGGAGTTCTCCCGCCCTTCTCCCGAACGGCCGCCGCGGAACGCGACGCAGAAGGTCACGAGCGGCACCTCGCTCCGCCTTTCGTGGAGCAGGGTCGAGCCGGACTCGAAGCGGTGGCGCGTCACCTCCCCGCCGACGGGGGCCCGCGCCGGGCGCGGCGTCGGGGAGCGCTGGATCGGCGCTCCGCCCTGGCGGGGGGAGCCGGCGCCCGCGGCCATGTCCTCCCCGGACGGGCCGGCCGGCGCCGTCCGGCGCAGCTCGCCCGCCAGCTCCTCCGGATCGGGGGCGGGCCGCGTCGCCGCGGCCGGCTCCGGCAGGTACGACAGGAGGGTGGCGTTCTCCAGCGTCAGGTGGGTGCGCGCCGCCCGCTGGACGTCGGCCGCCGTCACCTTGTGCAGCCGCTCGACCAGCTCGTCGGCCAGGTGATGGCCACCGATCGATTCGTAATAGGCGAGGATGGAAGACTGTCCGAGGACATCGGAGCGGCTCTGGTGGTAGCGGAACTCGATCGCGGTGCGGGCCCTGTCCATTTCCGCGTTGGACGGCGGCTCGCGGCGCAGGCGCTCCACCTCCGCCTGGATGGCCGGCACCGCCGCGACTGCGTTCTTCGGCTCGTGCTCGGCCATGATCGTGAAGATCCCGAGATCCCGGAACGAGTCGAGCGACGCGCCGATCGTGTCCACGAGCCCGGCGCGCTCCTTGACGCCCTGGTACAGGCGCGACGCCTGGCCGCCGCCGAGCACGTAGGCCAGGATACGCAATGCCAGGTCGTCGTCCGTCAGGACGGCCGGTGCGTGGTAGCCCAGGGTCAGGTAGGACCGCTTGATGTCGCCGGCGAGGCGCTGGAACTTGAAGCGGGACTGCGGAGGCTCCGGCGGCGACCCGAGAGGGGCGCCGGGGCGGGCGGCCATGCCTCCCAGGTAGACGTGGGCGGCTTCGATCGCGTCCCGGGCCTTGAGATCGCCGACCATCGCCAGGATGATCCGCTCCGGAACATAGTGCGCGTGAAAGTACGACAGGAGGTGCTCGCGGGTGAAGGCGCGCAGCTCGTCTTCTCCTCCGATGCGCCAGCGCCTGATGCGATGCGCGTCGAAGGCCTCACGGAACATCATCTCCAGGGCGTACGCCCCCGGCGTGTCCTTCTTGCGCCGTCCTTCCTGGATGACCGCCTCGATTTCCCGCTTCAGCTCGCCGGCATCGAACAACGGATGCATCAGCGCATCGGCCTCGATCTCGAGTCCCTTGCGATAGTTCTCCGACGGCAGGACGACGTAGTAGTTGGTGGAGTCGTAGTAGGTGCCGGCGTTCAGCTCTCCTCCGAGCGCCTTGATCTCGCTGGCGATCTGGTCCGGACGGGGACGGTCGGGGGTCCCCTTGAAGAACATGTGCTCGATGACGTGGGAGATGCCGACCTCGGCGTCCTCCTCGTCGAAGTAGCCGGCCCGCACCCACAGATTGACGGCGACCACCGGCGAGGAATGATCCTCGGCGACCAGGACGGTCACGCCGTTCGGCAGGACTTCCTTCACAACCTGGGTCTTCGGCGCCACGCGTTCACCCTTCCGCAGGCGGCGTTCCGATCACGCCGGGCATTCGTCCCGACCTCAACATAGGCTCCGGCCCCCGAGTGTCCACTCCGGGCGGCTCAGGGTTCCTTCTTCCTCCCCCCGGGCGGCGCGGCGGGGCCGGCCGGCGCGGTGGAGCCCCCGGCGGGGGCCGCAGCGGCCGGAGACGGCGGAACCGGCGAAAAGTGGGCGTGCACCAGCTTCCACCCCCCCTTCTCCCGGCGGTAGATCGCCGTCGCCTGTCCCCGATCGTCGATCGCGTACGATCCCATCCGGCCGGTCATCGTCCAGTCGTAGGTGGCGTACCCCAGAGAGCCTTCGGCGGCGGTGTTCAGCGCCTCGACCGTCATGTGAATCTCCGACGCCCGGTCGAAGAAATCGCTCCACTGGCGCTGAATCTGCTCCCATCCCTGGAACCGTCCCGGCGGGGCGACATCGAACAGGAGCGCCTGGCCGTCCCGCGACCAGATCTCCGAGAGGGCCCGCATGTCCCGGGCGTTGATCGCGGTCACCTCCCGCGCGACCAGCGCACGGATGGCCTCGGCGTCCCCTCGCGGCCGGCTGCACCCGGCGACGGACTGGAGCAGGAGCGCGAACGCCATCGCCGCCGTGAGCGCTCGCAGGAGACTGTCCGAGTAGTCGGCCGGAACGAGGCGGGAACCCATGTCGGAGCGGTACTCTAATGCACGCTCCCGGGGGAGTCAATCGGCGGTTGCGGGCGCTCGTTCCACCGGTCTATGATCCGCATCATGATCTTTTCATTTTTCGATGAGCGCCTGAGCGCCCTCCCCTTCCTGTGCGTCGACGGAGTCGTCGAGGGAGGGCTGAACCTCAGCCACTGGCCCGGCAACCGCACGCCGGCCCATCTGAAGGCCGACACCTCCACCGAGATGGCCCTCAAGCTGGCGCGCGATCCCGGACGGGAGGAGTGGCTGCGCGGCGTCTCGATCATCACCAACAACCACTTCGACACCGACGGCCTCCTCTCGGTGTTCGCCGTTCTCAGGCCCGACGAGGCGCTGCGCCACGAGTCCGAGCTGATCCAGGCGGCGCGGACCGGCGATTTCGGGGAGTTCACCACGCCGGACGCGTTCAAGTTCGACTGTGTCGTGACCGCCTTCGATGACGATCGGCGATCTCCCATCGCCCCGGAGATCCGGGGCCGCAGCGAGCACGAGAGGTACCAGATCGTCTACGACCGGCTCCTGTCGATGCTGCCCGGGCTCCTGTCCTCCGCGGCGGCGCACAAGAGCCTCTGGTCGGCGCGCCTGGCCGAGTACATGAAGTCGATGATGCGCATGCGGGACGTGGCGCGCGTGCGCGAGCACGACGCGGCGCGCCTGACCGTGATCGAGACGGGCGAGCCCCTGGACGAGATGGCGCGGTTCAACGTAGCCCGGCACCATCGTGTCCTCACCGCCACGACGTCGCCGGACGGAATCCTCTACGAGATGGCCTTCCAGATCTTTTCGTGGTTCGACACGGTGACGCCGGCGCGCGGAGGGCGGTTCGACCTGGCCGAGGTCGCGGCGGAGCTCGACAGGCTGGAGCCGCCCGGCGCTGGGCGCTGGACCTACACCGGCAACGACTCCCTGGAATCCCGCCTCTACCGCGCCGGTCCGGGAGGCGAGCCGGTCCCCAGCAGCCTTCCTCTCGAGACGGTCGAGCCGTATCTCAAGCGGATTTTCGAAGCGCGCCCCTGACCCGGCGTCCGCGACGTCCCGCACACTCGGCAGAATCAGGATGTCTTCAGGCTGATGCTCACCCCGTCGCGCAGCGGCAGGATGGTGGTGGCGAGGTCCGGGTCGGCGTACAGGAGGCGGGTCAGCTCGCGGATGCCTCGCGTGTCCTCATCCGTGCGCTGGGCGTCGGCCACCCGTCCCGACCACAGCATGTTGTCGCAGAGAAAGAGCCCTCCGACGCGCAGCCGCGGCTTCATGAGCGGATAGACCCTCGGATAGTCCCGCTTGTCGATGTCGCAGAAGATGATGTCGAACGGGCCCGCGTGGCGCGGCAGGATCTCCAGCGCGTCCCCCTTCTCGATGGACGCCCTGTCCATCAATCCGGCGCGGCTCAGGAAGCCGCGGGCGTTGGCGCAGTTCTCCGCCGATCCCTCCGTAAGGATGACCCGGCCGCCGGACGGCAGGGCGAGCGCGAACCAGAAGGCCGAGTATCCGAAACCCGATCCGCATTCGAAGACGTCCCGGGCCCCGATCGACCGGGCCAGGACGTTCAGGAGGCGGCCGACGAGCGGTCCGACGATCGGGAAGCGCCGGCGGTCGGCAAGGCGCTCCATCTCCAGCGGCACACCGTCCCCCGGCGGCGCAACCTGCCGGAGATACTCCTCGATGGCCGGATTCACGATGTCCATGGCCAGGAGTGTAGCACGCCGGATCGCCCCATCCCGCCGACTGCCGCGGCGTCTCAGCCCGCGAGCGCGACGAGGATCACTCCCGCGAACGCCAGGAGCGAGCCGATCAGGCGCGCGGCGCCAAGCCTTTCGTGCAGGACGGCCCACCCGGCAAGCGCCGCCAGGACGATGCTCACCTCGCGCACGGCCCCTGCATACGCCAGGCGCGACCGGGCGTACGCTTCCAGCACGAGCAGGTACGCCAGCAGGGTCATGATACCGACCGCCACGATAGCCCCCCGCCGGGCGCGCCATTCCGCCAGCATCCCCTTCGTCCCGTGCCGGGCCACGACCACCGGCGTGAGCAGGATGCCGGTCAACCCCAGCGAACGGGGGCATCCAGGGACTCTACCCCGGATCCGCCCCGGGCGCGGTCGCGGGCAGGACCAGGGATCGCCGCCTCCGCATTGGCCCCCGGTATCCTCTCGGATAGAATGCCTCACGAGGTGCAAGCCATGACCGCTCCCCGTGCGATGGCCGCTCTGTCGATCCTGGTGGCTCTGGCGATCCTGTCACGCTGCGCGTCGGGCGGAGCGAAGAGCGCTCCCTCCGGCACGCCGGAGCCGTCGGCGGCGACTTCCGAGCCTTTGCCCGAGGTTGCGCCCCAGGCCTCGGGTGCCCCGATGGCCGCGGCGCCACCGCCCGCGGAGCCGGCCGCGACGCCGGCGGAGGGCCCCGGTCTCCCGGGGCAGGTGGATTTCACGGCGCAGATCCTGCCCCTCCTGCAGGAGAAGTGCTCCCCCTGCCATTTCCCGGGAGGGCGGATGTACGACCGGTTCCCCTTCGACCAGGAAGGGACGATTCGCGAACTCGACACGCAGATGCTTTCCCGGCTGCGCGACCCGCTCGACCAGGAGCTCATCCGGACGTACCTGAAGCAGCCCTGAGTGGCCCTTGCCGGCAGGCCGGGGGTTACTGGGGATCGGCGATGTCCAGAACCACCGAGCGGGCCGGGAAGCTGAACCAGGCTTCCACCATCCTGTCATCCTTGCGGAAGATCAGGCGGTGCGGGGCGAGGACCTCGACGTTCCAGCCTTTCTTGCGACCCTGGGACCTGAGGTCGCACACGGCGTTGGAAGCCTCGCCCCGGAATCGGAAGCGCACGGTGAGATTGCCGCCGCGGATG is from Candidatus Polarisedimenticolia bacterium and encodes:
- a CDS encoding EamA family transporter, producing the protein MTGILLTPVVVARHGTKGMLAEWRARRGAIVAVGIMTLLAYLLVLEAYARSRLAYAGAVREVSIVLAALAGWAVLHERLGAARLIGSLLAFAGVILVALAG
- a CDS encoding nuclear transport factor 2 family protein; the protein is MGSRLVPADYSDSLLRALTAAMAFALLLQSVAGCSRPRGDAEAIRALVAREVTAINARDMRALSEIWSRDGQALLFDVAPPGRFQGWEQIQRQWSDFFDRASEIHMTVEALNTAAEGSLGYATYDWTMTGRMGSYAIDDRGQATAIYRREKGGWKLVHAHFSPVPPSPAAAAPAGGSTAPAGPAAPPGGRKKEP
- a CDS encoding pitrilysin family protein, with the translated sequence MAPKTQVVKEVLPNGVTVLVAEDHSSPVVAVNLWVRAGYFDEEDAEVGISHVIEHMFFKGTPDRPRPDQIASEIKALGGELNAGTYYDSTNYYVVLPSENYRKGLEIEADALMHPLFDAGELKREIEAVIQEGRRKKDTPGAYALEMMFREAFDAHRIRRWRIGGEDELRAFTREHLLSYFHAHYVPERIILAMVGDLKARDAIEAAHVYLGGMAARPGAPLGSPPEPPQSRFKFQRLAGDIKRSYLTLGYHAPAVLTDDDLALRILAYVLGGGQASRLYQGVKERAGLVDTIGASLDSFRDLGIFTIMAEHEPKNAVAAVPAIQAEVERLRREPPSNAEMDRARTAIEFRYHQSRSDVLGQSSILAYYESIGGHHLADELVERLHKVTAADVQRAARTHLTLENATLLSYLPEPAAATRPAPDPEELAGELRRTAPAGPSGEDMAAGAGSPRQGGAPIQRSPTPRPARAPVGGEVTRHRFESGSTLLHERRSEVPLVTFCVAFRGGRSGEGRENSGITRLMQATMIKGSGTRDSRRVALEIEGLGASIDRLIDEDYFGFAVNILAKHARRAWDLLTDLIRRPAFRHEEIDKERMLQMAAQESIKDQSLPYTFQLFRQAAFGSHPYALPSFGLAVPVQSMKRENLVRWHRAMVRPATMVVAMAGDLEEAEAVDMVESSIADWSQEGHGEKDPGQLVAWGASEVLETRRRQQTAQVIGFPTPGLQTPERFSLDVVQAVTSGLGGRFFEEVRGKRGLAYAVHAFNYHKVAGGAFAVYLATSPKNEAEARRVLFQEIARIRHEGARREEIDRAIRYVRGSHLIALQGNSQRAYRYADAEVRGLGMEAVLAYPDRIASVGYDDVHDAVWRYLDPDRCALGVLRGEVGGP
- a CDS encoding O-methyltransferase; the protein is MDIVNPAIEEYLRQVAPPGDGVPLEMERLADRRRFPIVGPLVGRLLNVLARSIGARDVFECGSGFGYSAFWFALALPSGGRVILTEGSAENCANARGFLSRAGLMDRASIEKGDALEILPRHAGPFDIIFCDIDKRDYPRVYPLMKPRLRVGGLFLCDNMLWSGRVADAQRTDEDTRGIRELTRLLYADPDLATTILPLRDGVSISLKTS
- a CDS encoding DUF6687 family protein, giving the protein MIFSFFDERLSALPFLCVDGVVEGGLNLSHWPGNRTPAHLKADTSTEMALKLARDPGREEWLRGVSIITNNHFDTDGLLSVFAVLRPDEALRHESELIQAARTGDFGEFTTPDAFKFDCVVTAFDDDRRSPIAPEIRGRSEHERYQIVYDRLLSMLPGLLSSAAAHKSLWSARLAEYMKSMMRMRDVARVREHDAARLTVIETGEPLDEMARFNVARHHRVLTATTSPDGILYEMAFQIFSWFDTVTPARGGRFDLAEVAAELDRLEPPGAGRWTYTGNDSLESRLYRAGPGGEPVPSSLPLETVEPYLKRIFEARP
- a CDS encoding thrombospondin type 3 repeat-containing protein, whose translation is MTRSLDAAVRALPAPARIVIVLLVLLLLFVTFPARAEEKKNAWEAGFLYGTSFYANELRLANEAEYGVRFGWYWRPAFEWEIQYRQVGAADLQNENSTLIHDPSVFFVIPGRTFTFTSANYSVRFLINPRNVKRRFKPYAVFGYGMTTFSEDPAFRSGEKGDLTGRLITIGGGVRLRLFPHLALRTEFTTEYEPTQIFHNENLNLGLSWVWGGGGGAGGSSDSDGDGIVDLIDRCPDTPKGALVDTHNGCPWDLDQDGVMEGIDKCAETPRGWPVDETGCPLDTDGDGVPDGSDTCADTPKGAIANIEGCPTDNDGDGVWDGLDKCPDTPKGAVVDPMDSSTAGCPHDSDNDGVFDGVDGCALTPAGATVDDKGCPHDSDGDKVLDGLDQCPDTPKGQKIDKEGCPRIRLDKPEPQIVQNVKFVEGINLWPGTDAWLQLLVDAMQYWSDVTVEVGVYTDNKGSAAANRNISQRRAEVVKGWLVQHGIEAKRIVIKGYGATGFIAENDTEEGRDKNRRVEVKRLSGDLRKHPKPAAEEPAPATETAPPAPEPPATAAPEAPAPSAPVPEPSPAPETPTPEAPAPEPSPAPEQPAPAPTPTPEPPAPEPGPSPSPSPEQPAPGAAPASAFFF